CGGCGTGATGGTTCCGTTTCTCCTGATCGGCGCGTGGCAGATGATCGACCGCCGGAACGAGGCCAAGGTCAAGATGATCGAACGGCAGTCGCGGCGCTCGCAATCCTGGCTGATCCGCGACGTCCGCATCTTCACCGGCGATGGGACCGTGATTGAAAGAGGCGGCGTGCTGGTCCGCAACAGCCGGATCGAGCAGATCTACGCCGGGGCGTCGCCTGACCCGAAAGATGTCAGAGCCGAAGCCGTCGAGGCTGGCGGACGCACCCTGTTGCCGGCGTTGATCGATTCCGGCGTCGCGCTGTCACAGCCGGGCGGCAGAATTTCGCAGGAAGCGATCGAAGAAGCGCTGAAAGCCTACGCCTATTGCGGCGTCGGTGCGCTTGCCGTCCCGCGCGATCCCCAGGGAATCGCCGAATTGGCCCGCCGCAAGGTCGACTCCGGCGAGTGGCTTGGTCCGCAGATTCTGCCCGCTCCTCCCGCCCCCGTTCTCAGTCTCACTGCGGCGCAGACCGCCTCCGGAGACCTGTCCCTGCTGCGCGACGACCTTTCGCAGCAGTTCTTTCCGGCTCCCTACCTGCAAAGTCTGGCGAGCCTCGCCTCGGCGAGGAAACCTGCTCCGGAAGCGTTGCAGCAGGCCATCGGCGCTCTCCGCCTCGCACGGGAGCAGGGCGCGCTTCCTTCTCCGAGCGGCGGAGCCGCCGGATGGCTGCAACTCCACGGTCCGGGGCTCGTCCACGAACTCGGGCTCTGGGTAGAAGCCGGCATCGCGCCTGGCGACGCGCTCATCGCCGCCACAGCTTCGGCGGCAGACCGCGCAGGCGCTGGCGACCGGCTGGGACGCATCCGCCCCGGGCTGGACGCCACGCTCCTCATCGTCGACGGCAACCCCCTCGAAGACATCCGGGCCCTGGGACGCATCCACAGCGTTTTCGTGCGCGGCGAAAGGATCTCCCGCGGCGAGCTGGCAAGCCAAAACAAAAAGGCTGAGAAATGATTTAAAGAAAAAAGCCCCCGGGGGCCGGGCTCAGGGTCGGCCCCCGGGGGGCTCAAGCGGTTCAGCGCAAACTCATTCGGAACCGGCGCCGCCGCCCGCGGCGTCCAGCCAGTCCGGCCGCCGCAGCACGTCGCGCGGCCGCGCTCCATCCGGCGGTCCGATGATCTTTTCCTTCTCCATGCGGTCCAGCAGCCGCGCGGCCCTGCCATAGCCGATGCGCAGCCGCCTCTGCAGGATCGACGTGGAGGCCTTGCCCACCTGGCAGACGACACGCACCGCCTCCACATAAAGCGGATCGTCGTAGCTGTCTGCGTCGTCCTCGCCTTCTTCGTCCTCGTCCGAAGGCGGAGCCAGCAGGTAGCTCTGGTCGTAGTCCGGCTGCGCCTGGTTCCGCCAGAAGTCCACGACTTCCGTGATCTCGTTCTCGGTGACGAATGCGCCGTGGATACGGACAAGGCGGGAAGAGCCCGGCGGCAGGAACAGCATGTCGCCCTTGCCCAGCAGATGCTCGGCCCCCATCACGTCCAGCACCGTGCGCGAATCCACGCGCGTGGCCACGCGGAAGCTGATGCGGGCAGGGAAATTCGCCTTGATCAATCCGGTGATCACGTCCACGCTTGGCCTCTGCGTTGCCAGCACAAGGTGCATGCCGACGGCGCGCGCCATCTGCGCCAGCCGGATGACGGACTCTTCGACCCCCGCCCGCTCCAGCATCATCAGGTCCGCCAGCTCGTCGATCACGATCAGAATGTACGGCAGCGGCTTCTCCGGCTCGGCCGCCTCCGCTCCCTGCTGCTCGTCGAACAACGAAAGCGGCTGATCGTTCAGCTCCCGGATCCGTTTGTTGAACTGCTCGATGTTCCGCACGCCGTAAGACGCCAGAAGCTTCAGCCGCCGCTCCATCTCGAACACCGCATTCCGGAGCGCATTGACCGCCTTCTTCGGCTCGATGATGACCGGAGTCAGCAGATGGGGAATGCCGTCATAGATGCCCAGCTCCACGCGCTTGGGGTCGATCAGGATCATCCGCACTTCGTCCGGCGTGGACTTGTAGAGCACGCTCATGATGAGCGTGTTCAGCATCACGCTCTTGCCGCTGCCGGTCGAGCCCGCGATCAACAGGTGGGGCATCTTGTCCAGTTCCGCGATCCGGATGCGCCCTGTGATGTCCTTGCCCATCGCAATGGTGAGCCGGGAAGGCGCTTCGATGAAGTCGTCCGACTCCAGAATCTGGCGCAGGCTGATCGTCTCGCGCTTCGTGTTGGGCACCTCGATGCCAACGGTCGGCTTGCCAGGGATGCGTTCGATCAGAATGGACTCGGCCTGCAACCCGAGGCACAGATCCTCGCTGAGGGTCGTAATCTTCGAGATCTTCACGCCGGCATCGGGCTTGAATTCGAAGGTCGTCACGACCGGTCCGGGATTGATCTGCACGACGTTGCCGTAGACGTTGAACTCTTCCAGCTTGCTCCGGATGCGTGCTGCGGTCTCCTTCAGTTCTTCCGAGTCGTAACCCTCGCGCTCCGGAGGCGCATTGAGGAGCCGCGTGGGCGGCAGCCGGTAGAACGCCCGTCTGGAAGATTCCGCTTTTGAGGCGCGCTTCGTCTTCGCCGCCGGCGCGGGTTCTTCCAGGGGACGGATGGGGATGTCTTCTACGGCCACTGCAGCGGGCTCTTCGGCCGCACGGGCCCCGGCATCGACGATGGGCGGCGGGGCCGTCTCATAGGGAACCAGATCCGCAGCTGCCTCCAGGTCTGCCATCAGACCGTTCGGCGACACGGCGATGCTGGCGCCCGCTGCCGCCGCCGCGGCTGCCTGCCGCAGCGGGGCTTCCTTCTCAACAGGCGGTTCCTCCTCGTGGTCCGCTGCCGGCCTCGGCACGCGGCGCCAGCGCGGCAGCACGGGCAGAAGCTTCTCTTCCGCGATCGACGCCAACCGTTCGACGGAAAACGAGGAGATCAGATACAGCGAGAACAACGCGCAGAGGGAGAGGAAAACGGCTGTTCCCGCCGTGTTCAGAACCGCTGCCAGCGAAGAGGCGGCCAGAAATCCAAACAGCCCTCCGGCGGCGTACGGCAACGGATACATCTGCCCGGCTCTGGCAAGCTCCAGCCCTGCCGCAGCCGACCACACCAGCAGGCCATAGCCCGCCAGCCGGATCATGGGCGAGGAGAGCGGCCGTCTGCGCAGCCAGGTCAGTCCAATCCACAACAGCACCGCCGGAGTCAGCCATGCGGCCAGACCGAAGGACTGAAAAAGCAGATCGGAAGTGTAGGAGCCGATAATGCCGAATTTGTTGGAGACCGGATGCCGCCCCGTAGCTGTATTCCAGGAGGGATCGAGAGGATCGAACGATGCGAGGGCGAACAGAAGCGACGCGGAAAGCGCGAGGCAGACGATTCCGCAGAACTCCCTGAGACGCGGGAAAGGAGATGTGCTGATCGTATTCATTCCGCCAGCCGGCGGAAAAAAGCCAGAGCGTAAATCAGTATACCAAGAACCACGCGGTATGCAACAAAAAATCGCAGCGTCCTCTGGCGCAGGAACCTCAGAAACCAGGCGATCACCGCGCAGCCTGTGGCCGCGCTGACAGCCATGGCCGAGAAAAAGACCGCCCGCTCTCCCTCGGGGATGCCTCCCGCGCGGTACAGATCCAGAAACGCATCCGCGGCAGCTGCCGCGATGGCGGGCGTGCCCAGCAGAAACGAAAAACGGGCGGCCGATGCGCGGTCCAGCCCGCGGAAGAGACCCGCCACCAGCGTGATTCCGCTCCGGGATGTGCCGGGAACCACCGCCAGCGCCTGCGCCGCGCCGATCGCGAGCGCGTCCGCCCACGTCACTTCCTCGGTCCTGCGCGAAAACCGCGCTGTCCGTTCAGCCCAGCCCATCAGAAGACCGACGGCGATCAGCATCGTGCCGATCACCCAGGGCGTGCGGAACACGGTTTCCGCCGCGCCCTTCAGAAGCAGTCCCGCCACTCCCACCGGCACTGTGCCCGCCGCCAGCATCCAGAGCATGTTGCGCGGCATCGCATCCGCCTCTGCAGATGCCCGCCGCAGGCCGAAGCCGTCCAGCACGATCCTGTACCAGTCCCGCGCGAAGTACAGAAGCACGCCGAGCAGCGTGCCGAAATGCAATGCGATGTCGAACGCCAGCCCCTGATCCTTCCACCCCAGCAGCCATGGCGCCAGCGCCAGATGCGCCGAACTGCTGATGGGAAGGAATTCCGTCAGCCCCTGAATGACCGCAAGAAGAATCGCCTGATGGACGGGCATAATGGAAAAGGACATGGTAGCGCACGCCGCGCCGCCGCCGTTTATGACAAATACGAAAATCATCGCGACGCTCGGGCCTGCCACCTCCAGCGCCGGCATGATCCGCCAGCTCATCGACGCGGGTGTGGACGTGTTCCGTCTCAACGCCTCTCACGGCACGCCCGAGTGGCGCTCGGAAATGGTGCGTCTCGTGCGCCAGGAGAGCGCTTCAGCGGCCTTTCCCGTCGGCATCCTGCTCGACCTGCAAGGGCCCAAGATCCGTCTCGGGAAGTTCGAGGGCGGCTCCGCGCTTCTTGAAGAGGGAGCGGATTTCGTCATCACCACGGAAGAAATCGAAGGCGACTCGACTGCGGCGTCGACCACCTACAAGGACTTCGCCCGGGACGTCAAGCCCGGCGACCGCGTCCTTCTTGCCGATGGCGCGCTCGAATTGCGCGTTCTGGAAGCCGATGGCGTCAAGGCACGCTGCCGTGTCGTCCGCGGCGGCGTCATCTCGGACAAGAAAGGCATCAACCTGCCCGGCGCGCAGCTCTCCACGCCTTCGCTCACGCGCAAAGACATGGAGATCCTGCAGGCCGGTCTCGAAGATGGCATCGACCTTGTGGCGCTCTCCTTCGTCCGCCGCTCGTCCGACATCCTCCGCCTCCGGCTGTTCCTCGAGGAAAAAGGCGCCAACGTCCCCATCGTGGCGAAAATCGAAAAACCGGAAGCCGTCGAGAATCTCAAGGACATTCTCGCGGAGACCGACGGCGTCATGGTCGCCCGCGGCGACCTCGGCGTCGAATGTCCGATGGAAAAAGTTCCATTTATCCAGAAATCGATCATTGAGCAGGCGCGCCGGGCCGGAAAATTCGTCATCACCGCCACCCAAATGCTTGAGTCGATGATCGAAAATCCGTTCCCGACCCGCGCCGAAGTCAGCGATGTCGCCAATGCCATCTATGACGGCACCGATGCGGTGATGCTCAGCGGCGAGACCAGCGTGGGCAAACACCCTGTCGAGGCGGTTCGTGTCATGGACCGCACGGCTTACGAAGCCGAACTCTCCCTCGGCCGCCTCGGCTTCCGCGAGCTGCCCCGGCGCGACTCGGTCACCCACGCCGAAATCGTCGCCGATGCCGCTTTTCACGCCGCCCGGCTCGCCGGCGCTCAGGCGATCGTCGTCTTCTCCGCCTCGGGAACCTCGGCGCGGCTGGTGGCCCGTTATCGCCCTCCCGTTCCCATCTACACCTTCACGCCATCCTCGACGGCCGCGCGGGCGCTCTCCGTCGTGTACGGGGTGCATGCGATTCCGCAACCCCACGTCTCCTCCACGGATGAAATGATGGCGCTGATGGATCGCGTGCTGCTCGAACGAGGCCTCGTCAAGCCCCGTGATGCCGTTGTCTTCGTCGCGGGCCAGCCTATCGGCCGCCCGGGCACGACCAACATGATGAAGCTTCACCGCGTGGGCGAAGCCGTCTGACAGGCCGACGTTACAGCCGTAAACAGTCGCCAGAAGACCGAACCGATTCCCGCCTGGCCCGTTCACAAGACAAGAGCCTGTCAGAAGGAGGGGCCATGACCCTGAAGTACTTTGGAATCGCAGCGGCCGTTTGCCTTGCCGCGGCCACTGCAGCCGCTGGAGCCTATATCGCACTGGCCACGCCAAAATCGCGGCCCGCGCCCGTTCTCCGCGTGCAATCCACGCCGGAGCGCATCGAACGCGGACGCTACCTCTTCCACCATCTCGCCGATTGCGCCGGATGCCACAGCCCGCGCGACTCCTCGAAATTCGCCATGGTCCCCGATCCATCGAAGACGGGAGCCGGCTTCGTCTTCCCCGCTGAACTCGGCTTCCCCGGCACGATCGTCGCGCCCAACATCACCCCGGACCCGGAAACCGGCATCGGCAGATGGACCGACGGCGAGAAGCTCCGCGCCATCCGCGAGGGCGTCTCCCGCGACGGCAGAGCCCTGTTCGCCTTCATGCCGTTCCGGCAGTTCGCGAAATTCAGCGATGAAGACATCTCCTCGCTGATCGCCTATATGAACAGCCTGCCGCCGGTCCGCAATCCCCTGCCGCAAACTTCCCTCAATTTCCCGGTGAACCTGCTCAGCCGCTTCGAGCCGGCGCCTGTGCTTGCGCCGCCGCAGCCGCCCGCCGCGCAGGACCGTGTCCGCTATGGCGAGTTCCTCGCCGGCATGGCGTGCCTCGAATGCCATTCCGAACTGAAGAACGGAAAGCCGCTGCCCGGGATGGAATTCGCCGGCGGTCACGAGTTTGCCGTGGGCCAGTTGGTGGCGCGCAGCGCCAATCTGACCCCCGATGAAGAAACCGGCATCGGCAAGTGGAGCGAAGAACAGTTCGTGAGGAAGTTCCGCGACTACGGCAACCTCTCTTACGCCACGGCGCCGCGAGCCGTGCAGGCCAACTTCACCGTGATGCCCTGGTTCGGCTTCGCGCACATGAAAGACGAAGACCTGCGCGCCATCTACGCCTACCTGCGCACCCTGAAGCCGGTCTATAACCCCGTGGTGCAGCACCCGCAGCTTGCCACCCAGACCAACTGATCAACGAAGCCCCGCGGCTCTGGCAGAATGGAAGCTTCCGCACGCTGGAGCCGCATGACGCCCCTGCATCCTTACATCGAATCCGTTCTGGCGGCGATGGTCCTCATCGCCGCCTCTACCGATCTCAGGCGCCGCGAAATCCCCAACTGGCTCACGCTGGGCGGAATCGTGGCAGGCGTCGGTCTGAATACATGGCTGGCTGGTCTCGCGGGACTGAAAACCTCCGGAGCAGGACTTGGCCTGGCGGCTCTGATCTTCATCCCGCTCTTCATCATGCGCTGGCTCGGCGGTGGTGATGTGAAACTGATGGGCGCCATCGGCGCCCTTGCCGGCTACCAGTACATGCTCGTGATCTTTGTTTTCGACGCCATCCTGGGCGGCATCGCGGCGCTTGCCCTCATCATCGTCCGAGGACGCCTGCTGAAGACGCTCAAGAACATTCCCCGCATCTTCCGTCTGGAGCGCGAAAGCGAACTCGAAGCCGGCAGCGAGAAATCGCTCGGCCTGCCGCGGGCGGTCACCATCGCCCTGGCGACGCTGCTTGTTCTGTGGGGCGCTAGTCGAGCACCGGCAGGATGACGGCGCTCGCCGCCTGCTTCGACCGGTACACGCGGTGCGTCGCGCGGATGAAATCCGACGCTTTCGCCTCGTGGATGCGCACGAATTTCTGCGGGTTCCGGTCCACCAGCGGGAACCAGGAGCTCTGCACGTGGATCATGATCCGGTGCCCGCGCCGGAACGTGTGAAACACATCCGGCAGCTCGAACTCCACCAGCTCCACCTTGCCCGGCGTGAACGGCGTTGGCTTGTCGAACCCCGTCCGGAACCGCCCGCGGAACGGCTCTCCGCGCACCAGCATCTGGTATCCGCCCATCCGCACCTGCTTCGGATTGGGCTGCGGATCGGGCGCATCGTTCGGGAACACGTCGATCAGCTTCACCACCCAGTCGGCGTCCGTGCCCGTCGTCGAGACGTGCAGCACGGCCTTCAGCGGTCCGGCGATCCGCACGTCCTGCTCCAGCGGCTCCGTCTGGTACACCAGCACGTCAGGCCTGGTCGAAGCGAACCGCTGATCGTCGGTCATGTAGTCGTAATTCATGCCCCGGTCGATGTAGGGCAGGAAAGGCACAGGCCGGTTCGGGTCTGACAGATATTCGTCGAAGGCTTCTGCCGCCGCCGGGGCATCCGTCAGCAGCCGCCCGTCCTCGCGGAAATAATACGTCCGCCTCTTCGCATCCTTCGGCGGCCATGCCTCCATCCGGTGCCATTCATTGCGGCCCGTCTCGAACACGAATGCTTCGGGAAGCGGCCGCGCCGGAGCCTCGCCTTTCAGGTGCTGTGCGAAAAACACATACTCGATTTCGTCCTGGAAAAACTTCGACGTGTTGGAGGCGAAGCTGATGTTGCCGAGCGACGAGCCGTCGGACCGCGCCCAGCCCCCGTGACTCCAGGGGCCCTCCACGAGCAGATTCACGGCGCCCGGGTTCTGCTTTTCAGCCGATTCGTAGAGCCGCAACGGCCCGTAGACGTCCTCGGCGTCGAACCATCCGCCTACGGTCAGCATCGCCGGCTTCATGTTGACGAGGTACTGCCGGAGGTCGCGGGATTTCCAGAAATCGTTGTACGTGTCGTTTTCCAGCAGCTCCCGCCAGAATTTCACCTGTCCTTTGAACAGTTTTTCGTCATAATTCGCCAGCGGCCCGACGGACAGGTGAAACGTGTACGCATCGGGTCCGTCGATCTCGAAGCGTGATCCCGCCAGCACCGCCTCCGATGGGCGCGGCCTTCCGAACATGGACAGGAAATTGAACGCATGGACGAGGAACAGCGCACCGTTGTGCCGGAAATCGTCCCCGATGAACCAGTTGATCACCGGCGCCTGCGGCGACACCGCCTTCAGCGCCGGGTGCGCATCCAGCGCCCCCATGGCCGCATAAAAGCCCGGATACGAAATCCCCCACATGCCGACCCGCCCGTTGTTGCCGCCGATGTTCTTCACCAGCCAGTCGATCGTGTCGTACGTATCGGAAGATTCGTCGACGTCGGTTTTCGCCTTCTTGTTCGGGATATGCGGCCGGACGTGAACAAACTCCCCCTCGCTCCGGCCGCGCCCGCGCACATCCTGATACGCGAAGATGTAGCCGTCGCGCATGAACTTCTCGCTTGCCGGCCCGAGGCTGGCCCGGTAGTTGTCAATGCCGTAAGGGGCCACCGAATAGGGCGTCCGCAGCAGCAGGATCGGATACGTGCGGCTTCTGTCCTTGGGCACATAAATGGAAGTGAACAGCCGTACGCCGTCCCGCATGGGGATCATGACTTCATGCTTCGTGTAGTTCTGCCGGATGTAGGCCGCGCGGTCGGCCGCCTGAGGCGGCGCTGGCGGCTGAGCCGCCGTGCGCGGCTGGGCGCACACTGCGAGCGCAAGAAGCCCGCTGACAAGAAGTCGCCGGGTGATCATCTCGAAATCCTCTTAGCGGAATAGCAGAAACAGGCGCATTGCGCCCGCGTAACTGGCCTCCACCATCCACCGGCCGAGGCCGGTGGAAAACATCAGTACCAGAAGCAGAATGAAGCCGAACCGCGCCAGCTCCATGTACACGGCCGCCGGAATCCGGGCCGCGATCAGGATCTTGGATCCGTCCAGGGGCGGCACAGGAATCATGTTGAACAGCGCAAGGAACAGGCTGATGAAGGCAGCCTTGAAAAGAATCTCCACGCCCGAAGGCCACACCATGGCGATCGCCGCCAGCAGAACCGCGAACACCACATTGCTCGCCGGTCCGGCCAGCGCCACCGCCAGCAGCCCGTTGGCGCCGCCGCGCAGCTTCGCCGGGTTCGTGTTCACCGCTTTGCCCCAGCCGAAGAAAATGCCGCCCAGCAGCGAAGACATCAGCGGGATGAACACCGTGCCCAGCCAGTCGACGTGCGCCAGCGGGTTCAGCGTGACCCGGCCCTCCAGCCGCGGCGTATCATCGCCCAGGCGGTCGGCCACATAGGCGTGGGCGAATTCGTGCGGCGTCGTGAGAATCCAGAAAATCGTGACGTTCAGCAAAGCCTGCGGAAAATCAAACTGCATCAGTTGTCCTTCACCCGGTATTTTTCAAACCATGCCAGCAGATACAGCTGCTGCATCAACTGATGCGACGGACGCCGCCATCCGTGGAATTCTTCCGGCACGCGCACCAGCAGCGTCTCCTTCTTCAGGAGCTTCAGCGCCCGGTAATACTCTTCGCTCTGGGAGATGGGCGTCCGCAGGTCCGCCTCCCCCGTCATCACCATGGTGGGCGTCGTCACGTTCGCCACATAATGCAGCGGCGACCGCACGGCGTATTCCATCGGGTCTTCCCAGGGCTTCTTGCGGAACTGGTCGTACCACATCACGCCGTCGGTGGTGCCCACGAAGCTGTGCCAGTTGATCACAGGACGCATCGACACCGCCGCGCGGAAACGGTTCGTGTGGCCGACGATCCACGCCGTCAGCACGCCGCCGCCGCTGCCGCCGCACACGAAGAGGTTGCGCTCGTCGATGAAGCCCTTCTTCAATGCAGCGTCCACGCCCGCCATCAGATCGTCGTAATCTTTGCCGGGGTAGGCGTACTGAATTCCGTTGACGAAATCCTGGCCGTAGCCCGTGCTGCCGCGCGGATTCGAATACAACACCGCATATCCGTTTGCGGCGAAGTTCTGCCACGCCCAGTTGAACGCGACGCTGTACATCGACCACGGTCCGCCGTGAATGTAGAGCACGAGCGGATATTTCTTCGCGGGGTCGAAGTTCACGGGCTTCACCAGCCATCCCTGGATCCGGAAGCCGTCCGGACCGTCCCACCACATCTCTTCCACTTCGCCCAGCGCCCGGTCTTCCAGCACGTCCTGATTCACGTCAAGAATCTTCGTCACGGTGTTGCCCCGGATGTGAACCAGCGACGAGGGCTCATGGAACGAAGAGCGCACGGCGGCGATGTCGCCGCTTTTCGCCAGCGATGCCTGCGAAAGAACATGCACGCCTTCGGTCACCCGGCGCGGCTCTCCATTCAGCGGCAGGAAATAGAGGTTCGCGACGCCCTTCTCCTCCATCGTGAAGTAAACGCCTGAACCATCGGCGCTCCAGTGCAGCTCGCCCGGCCCTGAAGGCAGATTGCCCGCCCACAGCCGCTTCTGCCCGCCTTCGCTGTCCATCAGATAGATCGAAGGCAGGTGGAACGTGTACATCCGGTCATCGAAGCCCGTGTACGCAATCCACTTCCCGTGCGGCTTGGGATTGTTGTCTGGTCCCTTGCGATCGGTCAGCTGACGGATGTTTCCCGTGGCCACGTCCAGCGCATAAATCTCCGAATCGTTGCGCAGGTATTCCGCGTCCGGCTTTCGAATGCCGCTGAAGTAGATCGTCTTTCCGTCCGGCGACCACTGCGGCGACTGGTGGTTGTACTTGCCCGAGGTGAGCTGCTTCGCCGTGCCTCCAGTCATCGCGTCCACGACAAAAATGTGCGTCCAGCCCTTCGGCACCGGTCCAACGCCGTCACTGGCCCACGACAGCCTGTCCACGATCACCGCCGGCTTCGCCCACTGCGCGCCTTCCGGGCGCTTCGGCAGCTTGATCGGCAGAATCGGGTCCTCGTCCGGAACCGTCATCGTGAACGCAATCTTCTTCCCGTCCGGCGACCAGCGGATCTGCGAAGGCGCTTTTTCAACGCGCGTCAACTGCGCCACTTCGCGCGTGTCCACCCACATCACATGGATCTGCGTCGTGCCGTCGCGGTCGCTGAGGAAAGCAATGCGCTTCCCGTCGGGCGACCAGACAGGCGAAGAGTCCCGCCACGGTCCCGCCGTCAGCTCCCGCAACTTCGCGCCGCCCGGATCGGACCAGCCCGTGATCAGCCACAGGTTGCTGCGCTGCTGGTCTTTCAGTTTGTCCACAAACCCGCGCGAGAATACGATCGCTTTGCCGTCGGGCGAGATGGCCGGGCTCGAGATGCTCTCCATCTCGAACAGAGTTTCGGAGTCCAGCCCTTTCTTCTGCTGGGCGGGCAATGGGTAAGACAGCGCAAACGTCAGAGCGAGTGCAAAGCCGGCTCGGAACATATCCCCATGCTACACTTCAGGCGCGGGATGCAATGAATGAGACCCACGGATCCGTTTGACGGCCCGCTCATGGCTGAAGGCTACGCATCAGCGCGGCCGCGGCTCCACGACCGGATTCTCCGGCGAGCCCTCTCTGCGGCTCACCGTCCGCCCGCCTTCAGTCTCGTCCTCGACGCTGGATGCGGCGCCGGCCTGTC
This DNA window, taken from Bryobacteraceae bacterium, encodes the following:
- a CDS encoding DNA translocase FtsK, which translates into the protein MNTISTSPFPRLREFCGIVCLALSASLLFALASFDPLDPSWNTATGRHPVSNKFGIIGSYTSDLLFQSFGLAAWLTPAVLLWIGLTWLRRRPLSSPMIRLAGYGLLVWSAAAGLELARAGQMYPLPYAAGGLFGFLAASSLAAVLNTAGTAVFLSLCALFSLYLISSFSVERLASIAEEKLLPVLPRWRRVPRPAADHEEEPPVEKEAPLRQAAAAAAAGASIAVSPNGLMADLEAAADLVPYETAPPPIVDAGARAAEEPAAVAVEDIPIRPLEEPAPAAKTKRASKAESSRRAFYRLPPTRLLNAPPEREGYDSEELKETAARIRSKLEEFNVYGNVVQINPGPVVTTFEFKPDAGVKISKITTLSEDLCLGLQAESILIERIPGKPTVGIEVPNTKRETISLRQILESDDFIEAPSRLTIAMGKDITGRIRIAELDKMPHLLIAGSTGSGKSVMLNTLIMSVLYKSTPDEVRMILIDPKRVELGIYDGIPHLLTPVIIEPKKAVNALRNAVFEMERRLKLLASYGVRNIEQFNKRIRELNDQPLSLFDEQQGAEAAEPEKPLPYILIVIDELADLMMLERAGVEESVIRLAQMARAVGMHLVLATQRPSVDVITGLIKANFPARISFRVATRVDSRTVLDVMGAEHLLGKGDMLFLPPGSSRLVRIHGAFVTENEITEVVDFWRNQAQPDYDQSYLLAPPSDEDEEGEDDADSYDDPLYVEAVRVVCQVGKASTSILQRRLRIGYGRAARLLDRMEKEKIIGPPDGARPRDVLRRPDWLDAAGGGAGSE
- the uppP gene encoding undecaprenyl-diphosphatase, which encodes MPVHQAILLAVIQGLTEFLPISSSAHLALAPWLLGWKDQGLAFDIALHFGTLLGVLLYFARDWYRIVLDGFGLRRASAEADAMPRNMLWMLAAGTVPVGVAGLLLKGAAETVFRTPWVIGTMLIAVGLLMGWAERTARFSRRTEEVTWADALAIGAAQALAVVPGTSRSGITLVAGLFRGLDRASAARFSFLLGTPAIAAAAADAFLDLYRAGGIPEGERAVFFSAMAVSAATGCAVIAWFLRFLRQRTLRFFVAYRVVLGILIYALAFFRRLAE
- the pyk gene encoding pyruvate kinase; protein product: MEKDMVAHAAPPPFMTNTKIIATLGPATSSAGMIRQLIDAGVDVFRLNASHGTPEWRSEMVRLVRQESASAAFPVGILLDLQGPKIRLGKFEGGSALLEEGADFVITTEEIEGDSTAASTTYKDFARDVKPGDRVLLADGALELRVLEADGVKARCRVVRGGVISDKKGINLPGAQLSTPSLTRKDMEILQAGLEDGIDLVALSFVRRSSDILRLRLFLEEKGANVPIVAKIEKPEAVENLKDILAETDGVMVARGDLGVECPMEKVPFIQKSIIEQARRAGKFVITATQMLESMIENPFPTRAEVSDVANAIYDGTDAVMLSGETSVGKHPVEAVRVMDRTAYEAELSLGRLGFRELPRRDSVTHAEIVADAAFHAARLAGAQAIVVFSASGTSARLVARYRPPVPIYTFTPSSTAARALSVVYGVHAIPQPHVSSTDEMMALMDRVLLERGLVKPRDAVVFVAGQPIGRPGTTNMMKLHRVGEAV
- the gaa gene encoding glutaryl-7-ACA acylase; the encoded protein is MITRRLLVSGLLALAVCAQPRTAAQPPAPPQAADRAAYIRQNYTKHEVMIPMRDGVRLFTSIYVPKDRSRTYPILLLRTPYSVAPYGIDNYRASLGPASEKFMRDGYIFAYQDVRGRGRSEGEFVHVRPHIPNKKAKTDVDESSDTYDTIDWLVKNIGGNNGRVGMWGISYPGFYAAMGALDAHPALKAVSPQAPVINWFIGDDFRHNGALFLVHAFNFLSMFGRPRPSEAVLAGSRFEIDGPDAYTFHLSVGPLANYDEKLFKGQVKFWRELLENDTYNDFWKSRDLRQYLVNMKPAMLTVGGWFDAEDVYGPLRLYESAEKQNPGAVNLLVEGPWSHGGWARSDGSSLGNISFASNTSKFFQDEIEYVFFAQHLKGEAPARPLPEAFVFETGRNEWHRMEAWPPKDAKRRTYYFREDGRLLTDAPAAAEAFDEYLSDPNRPVPFLPYIDRGMNYDYMTDDQRFASTRPDVLVYQTEPLEQDVRIAGPLKAVLHVSTTGTDADWVVKLIDVFPNDAPDPQPNPKQVRMGGYQMLVRGEPFRGRFRTGFDKPTPFTPGKVELVEFELPDVFHTFRRGHRIMIHVQSSWFPLVDRNPQKFVRIHEAKASDFIRATHRVYRSKQAASAVILPVLD
- a CDS encoding peptidase M50, producing MQFDFPQALLNVTIFWILTTPHEFAHAYVADRLGDDTPRLEGRVTLNPLAHVDWLGTVFIPLMSSLLGGIFFGWGKAVNTNPAKLRGGANGLLAVALAGPASNVVFAVLLAAIAMVWPSGVEILFKAAFISLFLALFNMIPVPPLDGSKILIAARIPAAVYMELARFGFILLLVLMFSTGLGRWMVEASYAGAMRLFLLFR
- a CDS encoding acyl-peptide hydrolase, whose amino-acid sequence is MFRAGFALALTFALSYPLPAQQKKGLDSETLFEMESISSPAISPDGKAIVFSRGFVDKLKDQQRSNLWLITGWSDPGGAKLRELTAGPWRDSSPVWSPDGKRIAFLSDRDGTTQIHVMWVDTREVAQLTRVEKAPSQIRWSPDGKKIAFTMTVPDEDPILPIKLPKRPEGAQWAKPAVIVDRLSWASDGVGPVPKGWTHIFVVDAMTGGTAKQLTSGKYNHQSPQWSPDGKTIYFSGIRKPDAEYLRNDSEIYALDVATGNIRQLTDRKGPDNNPKPHGKWIAYTGFDDRMYTFHLPSIYLMDSEGGQKRLWAGNLPSGPGELHWSADGSGVYFTMEEKGVANLYFLPLNGEPRRVTEGVHVLSQASLAKSGDIAAVRSSFHEPSSLVHIRGNTVTKILDVNQDVLEDRALGEVEEMWWDGPDGFRIQGWLVKPVNFDPAKKYPLVLYIHGGPWSMYSVAFNWAWQNFAANGYAVLYSNPRGSTGYGQDFVNGIQYAYPGKDYDDLMAGVDAALKKGFIDERNLFVCGGSGGGVLTAWIVGHTNRFRAAVSMRPVINWHSFVGTTDGVMWYDQFRKKPWEDPMEYAVRSPLHYVANVTTPTMVMTGEADLRTPISQSEEYYRALKLLKKETLLVRVPEEFHGWRRPSHQLMQQLYLLAWFEKYRVKDN